Proteins co-encoded in one Dethiobacter alkaliphilus AHT 1 genomic window:
- a CDS encoding efflux RND transporter periplasmic adaptor subunit: MSSKTWKIALLLAGALLLTACGNGAEEEESVDPVAVEITRAGQGEIAETFSFSGEVSAGGEIQIVPKVSGTVSKVNVALGDTVQQGDVLVELEARELALAVQQAEAAVEMARANLNSMEAGSGLSQLQANVRQAEINFNRAGEQLERMEALYAEGGLAKQQLEDVRASFAVAQTQYELASDQLQSHERGEGQLEILTAQLKQAEAGLELARLNYQNATITAPVGGTVTLVHTEAGNMVSPGTPVVTLINAEGTRVTALLTEQAVNHIAVGMEIAVEIPTLEGRYQGEVREISPGAVSGTRSFLVKVTLVEEIEARPGMFARLILVRDSRDDAVVLPRSAILENDGSYYIYLVKDEQAVRTDVTIGLRDETHAEIEAGVTVGDKVVITGHHFLRDGVAVQVEGEQS; encoded by the coding sequence ATGTCAAGCAAGACCTGGAAAATAGCGCTGTTATTGGCAGGAGCGCTGTTACTTACTGCCTGCGGCAACGGTGCGGAGGAGGAAGAAAGTGTGGACCCTGTTGCCGTTGAGATTACCAGAGCCGGGCAGGGTGAAATTGCCGAAACCTTTTCTTTTAGCGGTGAAGTTTCCGCCGGCGGAGAAATTCAAATAGTACCTAAGGTTTCAGGTACCGTGTCTAAAGTTAATGTGGCCCTGGGGGACACGGTGCAGCAGGGTGATGTTCTGGTGGAGCTGGAGGCCAGGGAGTTGGCTCTGGCGGTGCAGCAGGCGGAAGCGGCGGTGGAAATGGCCAGGGCAAACCTTAACAGTATGGAGGCCGGCAGCGGCTTGTCCCAACTGCAGGCCAATGTGCGCCAGGCGGAGATTAATTTTAATCGAGCCGGTGAACAGTTGGAGCGGATGGAAGCTCTTTATGCGGAAGGAGGCCTGGCCAAGCAGCAGTTGGAAGATGTGCGGGCCAGCTTTGCCGTGGCCCAGACCCAATATGAGTTGGCCAGCGATCAGCTGCAAAGCCATGAACGGGGAGAAGGTCAGCTGGAGATTCTAACGGCCCAATTAAAACAGGCAGAAGCCGGGTTGGAACTGGCCCGGCTCAATTACCAAAACGCCACCATCACCGCCCCGGTGGGTGGTACTGTGACTCTGGTCCATACCGAAGCAGGTAACATGGTTTCACCGGGAACGCCGGTGGTTACCCTGATAAACGCTGAGGGCACCAGAGTAACTGCCCTGCTTACTGAGCAGGCGGTCAACCATATTGCGGTGGGCATGGAGATAGCGGTGGAAATCCCCACTTTAGAGGGCCGCTATCAGGGGGAAGTACGGGAGATATCGCCCGGTGCGGTAAGCGGAACCCGCTCTTTTCTGGTTAAGGTGACACTGGTTGAAGAAATCGAGGCCAGGCCCGGCATGTTTGCCCGGCTGATACTGGTGCGGGATTCCAGGGATGATGCGGTGGTGCTGCCCCGTTCCGCTATTCTGGAGAATGACGGCAGCTATTATATTTATCTGGTTAAAGATGAGCAGGCGGTGAGAACCGATGTGACAATCGGCCTGCGGGATGAGACCCATGCCGAAATTGAAGCCGGTGTTACTGTGGGTGACAAAGTGGTGATAACCGGACACCATTTCCTGCGGGACGGGGTAGCGGTGCAGGTAGAAGGTGAGCAGTCATGA
- a CDS encoding efflux RND transporter permease subunit, giving the protein MNLPSLAIRRPIAVLMAVCIVLVLGGFAFLNLPVDLLPEMEFPVIAVVTGYDGAAPEEVENMVTRPLEQILATVPGVERISSTSSQGNSVVVLQFNWGSDMDFRALDVRERVDRVVGYLPDDVDSPLMVQADPSMMPVVSIAITGDMGPADLKRLAEDTVQPRLERIDGVASVDVIGGIEREIRVVADPARLAAYGLTLDQLGQIFRMENLNVSAGTLAEGGQELQVRTLGQFSSLSDLENLVLHSSERGTVYLRDVAEVQDTHSEQEQLLRLNGTPGVGLNVSKQSDANTVTVAGRIDSALQELSGELPTGSEAAILFNQADFINDSIGDVLSIGLAGAVLAVFILFMFLRNVRSTLVIGLAIPVSIISTFVLMFFNNLTLNLITLGGLALGIGMMVDNAIVILENIFRLRQEGMEAKEAAAVGSNEVADAIIAATLTTVVVFLPVIFVEGIASQIFSSMAWTVSFALFASLAVALTIIPLLSSRLLQVSVNNNEGKLSAAFERGFKRVESVYGRLLRWAMTRRKIVIGVMLLAFAGSVALVPWVGTEFIPGMDDGWLTVSVRLPDGATLNETEALTARAEERLEAIPEVDYVFSTVGAAGGSMGFSGGGAANRSSVDVRLTPLDQRRLDNDQVADEVRQALKTLPGAEITVQASQGMSMGGSGVPVDIMVKGDSLETLRHLTEEIRLIVEGVEGTREAATSFDRGWPELQVTVDREKAAAYGLQSITVANTLRTALSGQVVTRFRTGSQELDVRLFVPEEMRQSISMLQDIEVVNPAGSRIPLGEVADFARATGPVSISRDDQVRSARVTAQLAGRALGPVMADIQRQLDNMELPSGYSIEYAGEQELMADSFDSLWMALALAVLLVYMIMAAQFESLLHPFIIMFALPQTFIGVVLALVITGRTLNVPAFIGVIMLAGIVVNNAIVLVDYINKLRERGLSTREAIYQAGPIRLRPILMTTLTTILGMFPLALGIGSGSETSAPLATVVIGGLAASTVLTLVVVPVIYSLLEDMGTRFFKKKKSAPGEVSA; this is encoded by the coding sequence ATGAACCTCCCTTCACTGGCTATCAGACGACCCATTGCGGTCCTGATGGCGGTCTGTATTGTTCTTGTTCTGGGCGGGTTTGCATTTCTTAATTTACCTGTTGACCTGCTGCCTGAAATGGAATTTCCCGTCATCGCCGTGGTAACCGGTTATGACGGTGCTGCTCCGGAAGAAGTGGAAAACATGGTGACGCGCCCTTTGGAGCAGATCTTAGCCACTGTGCCCGGGGTGGAAAGAATATCGTCCACTTCATCACAGGGTAATTCGGTGGTGGTGCTGCAGTTTAACTGGGGAAGCGATATGGACTTTCGCGCTTTGGATGTGCGGGAAAGGGTAGACCGGGTTGTGGGGTACTTGCCCGATGATGTGGACTCACCGTTGATGGTTCAGGCCGATCCGTCCATGATGCCCGTAGTATCCATTGCCATCACCGGTGATATGGGTCCGGCGGACTTAAAACGCCTGGCCGAAGATACCGTTCAACCCAGGCTGGAGAGAATCGACGGTGTGGCCTCGGTGGACGTCATTGGTGGCATTGAGCGGGAGATAAGGGTTGTGGCCGATCCCGCCCGTCTGGCAGCCTATGGCCTCACGCTGGATCAGCTGGGGCAGATTTTCAGGATGGAGAATTTGAATGTTTCCGCCGGCACATTGGCCGAAGGCGGCCAGGAATTGCAGGTGCGGACACTGGGACAGTTTTCCTCCCTGTCTGATTTGGAAAACCTGGTCCTGCATTCTTCGGAGCGGGGAACGGTTTATTTGCGTGACGTGGCGGAAGTCCAGGATACACACAGTGAGCAGGAGCAGCTGTTGCGGCTCAACGGTACTCCCGGGGTGGGTCTGAACGTCTCCAAGCAATCCGACGCCAATACCGTCACCGTTGCCGGCAGAATCGACAGCGCACTACAGGAATTGTCCGGGGAACTGCCCACAGGCTCTGAGGCGGCTATATTGTTTAACCAGGCTGATTTTATCAATGATTCCATCGGTGATGTTTTAAGTATCGGCCTGGCAGGTGCGGTCTTGGCGGTGTTTATACTTTTTATGTTTTTGCGAAACGTCCGCAGTACCCTGGTTATCGGACTGGCAATTCCCGTATCCATTATTTCCACTTTTGTGCTGATGTTTTTTAATAATCTTACCTTAAACCTGATTACCCTGGGCGGCCTGGCCCTGGGAATCGGCATGATGGTGGACAACGCCATTGTTATTCTGGAAAATATTTTCCGCCTGCGTCAGGAAGGCATGGAAGCCAAAGAGGCGGCGGCTGTTGGCAGTAATGAAGTGGCCGATGCCATTATCGCCGCCACCTTAACCACCGTGGTAGTTTTTCTGCCGGTAATATTTGTGGAAGGAATTGCTTCCCAAATTTTCAGTTCCATGGCCTGGACTGTAAGTTTTGCTCTTTTTGCCTCCCTGGCAGTGGCACTGACCATTATCCCTCTGCTGTCATCCAGGCTTTTGCAGGTATCGGTAAATAATAATGAAGGAAAACTCTCCGCCGCTTTTGAGCGGGGGTTTAAACGGGTGGAGTCGGTTTACGGGCGCCTGCTGCGCTGGGCCATGACCCGCAGAAAAATTGTTATAGGCGTAATGTTGCTGGCTTTTGCCGGCAGTGTGGCGCTGGTACCCTGGGTAGGAACCGAATTCATTCCGGGAATGGATGACGGTTGGTTAACGGTATCGGTGCGGCTTCCCGACGGGGCAACACTAAATGAAACGGAAGCGCTGACAGCCAGGGCAGAGGAGCGCTTAGAGGCAATCCCGGAGGTGGATTACGTCTTTTCTACGGTGGGTGCAGCGGGAGGTAGTATGGGTTTTTCCGGCGGCGGAGCTGCCAACCGTTCCTCAGTGGACGTGCGCCTCACTCCACTGGACCAGCGCCGACTGGACAATGACCAGGTAGCCGATGAGGTGCGCCAGGCGCTAAAAACCTTGCCAGGCGCTGAGATTACCGTTCAGGCGTCGCAGGGCATGAGCATGGGAGGCAGCGGTGTTCCTGTGGATATTATGGTGAAAGGCGATTCGCTGGAGACGCTGCGGCATCTTACCGAGGAGATCCGCCTGATTGTGGAAGGCGTGGAGGGAACCCGGGAAGCTGCCACCAGTTTTGATCGGGGCTGGCCTGAACTGCAGGTAACCGTTGACAGGGAAAAGGCAGCCGCATACGGACTGCAGTCCATCACTGTGGCCAACACCCTGCGCACCGCCCTCAGCGGTCAGGTTGTGACCCGTTTTCGTACCGGCAGCCAAGAGTTGGATGTGCGTCTATTTGTGCCGGAAGAGATGCGCCAAAGCATAAGCATGCTGCAGGATATAGAGGTTGTAAACCCCGCGGGCTCCCGTATTCCCTTAGGAGAGGTGGCCGACTTTGCCCGGGCTACCGGACCGGTCAGCATTTCCCGTGACGACCAGGTGCGCAGCGCCAGGGTAACGGCCCAACTGGCCGGACGGGCCCTGGGCCCGGTAATGGCCGATATCCAGCGTCAGCTGGATAACATGGAACTGCCGTCGGGCTATTCCATTGAGTATGCCGGTGAGCAGGAGCTTATGGCAGACTCCTTTGATTCGCTCTGGATGGCTCTGGCGCTGGCAGTTTTGCTGGTTTATATGATTATGGCAGCTCAGTTTGAGTCACTTTTGCATCCCTTTATCATTATGTTTGCACTGCCGCAGACCTTTATCGGCGTTGTCCTGGCCTTGGTAATAACAGGCCGAACGCTAAATGTGCCTGCCTTTATCGGCGTTATTATGCTGGCGGGGATTGTGGTAAACAACGCCATTGTTTTGGTGGATTATATTAATAAGTTACGGGAGAGGGGTTTGTCAACCCGGGAGGCCATTTATCAGGCCGGCCCTATACGCTTACGCCCCATTTTGATGACCACACTAACCACTATCTTGGGGATGTTTCCCCTGGCTCTGGGGATTGGCTCGGGATCGGAAACTTCTGCACCGTTGGCCACGGTGGTCATCGGCGGCCTGGCAGCTTCCACCGTGCTGACTTTGGTGGTGGTGCCGGTGATCTACAGTTTGTTGGAAGATATGGGGACACGGTTTTTCAAAAAAAAGAAAAGTGCTCCCGGGGAGGTATCGGCATGA
- a CDS encoding TolC family protein, whose protein sequence is MKTRMTVTLIILLLAGVTAAVAVENLTLQQASQLAVEQNPAIRQSEINVERAERASEQADESETILDRLREEGLLTPDVEQLLDLLPAQAEQGEKMARLARDLVRNQVILEARQNYLEVQKARENKNLAKQNLQRAEEMVRLATVSYNHGMTPRSDVLGAEAQVAAAQAALLAAENQVELAALELNNTLGRRLDASLSVAELQSVPKPGRPNLESGLSSALKKRIEIEQAKGEVELQETQLEYVQENFSEEDAVHRQAELDLEEARLNLEITKKNVELQVRQLYSGMEVLKKQEQALEKSVKAAEESYRLACLRYEAGVTTQMEVTGAQTTLLELETQLLHVRYDRYLMYQQWLFATARDLD, encoded by the coding sequence ATGAAAACAAGGATGACTGTAACGTTAATTATACTTTTGTTAGCCGGGGTTACTGCAGCGGTGGCGGTGGAAAACCTCACTCTGCAGCAGGCATCTCAGCTGGCCGTTGAGCAGAACCCTGCTATCCGGCAGTCCGAGATTAATGTGGAACGGGCTGAGCGGGCTTCTGAACAGGCCGATGAATCGGAAACAATCCTTGACCGCCTCCGGGAAGAAGGTCTTTTGACACCGGATGTGGAGCAGCTCCTTGATTTGCTGCCGGCGCAGGCCGAGCAGGGAGAAAAAATGGCCAGGTTGGCCCGTGACCTGGTACGTAACCAGGTAATTCTTGAGGCCCGCCAAAACTACCTGGAAGTACAAAAAGCCCGGGAAAATAAGAACTTGGCCAAACAAAACCTGCAGCGGGCAGAAGAGATGGTGCGCCTGGCCACAGTTTCTTATAACCATGGGATGACGCCCAGAAGCGACGTTCTTGGCGCCGAAGCCCAGGTAGCCGCAGCACAAGCGGCCCTGCTGGCGGCAGAAAACCAGGTAGAGCTGGCGGCCCTGGAGTTAAACAATACCCTGGGACGCCGGTTGGACGCCAGTCTCAGTGTAGCTGAACTGCAGTCTGTTCCTAAGCCGGGCAGGCCCAATTTAGAGTCCGGACTGTCGTCGGCTTTGAAAAAACGCATTGAAATAGAGCAGGCAAAAGGTGAGGTGGAACTGCAGGAAACACAGCTGGAATATGTACAGGAAAACTTTTCTGAAGAAGACGCCGTTCACCGTCAGGCAGAACTGGATTTGGAAGAGGCCCGGCTTAATCTGGAGATAACCAAAAAGAATGTGGAACTCCAGGTTCGTCAGCTGTACAGCGGTATGGAAGTTTTGAAAAAACAGGAACAGGCTCTGGAAAAGAGTGTTAAAGCGGCAGAGGAAAGCTATCGCCTGGCCTGTCTGCGGTATGAGGCCGGTGTCACCACACAGATGGAAGTGACCGGGGCGCAGACCACATTGCTGGAGCTGGAGACACAACTGCTCCATGTCCGCTATGACCGTTATTTAATGTATCAGCAGTGGCTCTTTGCCACAGCCCGGGATCTGGACTGA
- a CDS encoding TetR/AcrR family transcriptional regulator: MKEKQIRILQAATEVFSQHPYHQVKIDDIASCAGVGKGTIYEYFSSKDELFFQMLQASSRAYHNEMAKAVQKG; encoded by the coding sequence ATGAAAGAAAAACAGATTCGTATTCTGCAGGCGGCAACGGAAGTTTTCAGTCAGCACCCCTATCACCAGGTCAAAATAGATGATATTGCTTCCTGCGCCGGTGTGGGAAAAGGAACCATTTATGAATATTTCAGCAGCAAAGATGAACTTTTTTTTCAGATGCTGCAAGCTTCTTCCCGCGCCTATCATAATGAAATGGCCAAAGCGGTGCAAAAAGGGTAA
- a CDS encoding cation-translocating P-type ATPase: MEKHWHQLDSTEVLNKLDTTEEGLSTAEAQKRLQEYGKNELQGKSRGPLLRFLLQFHNPLLYILMVAAVVAFYLGEYLDMWVILGVVLATAVIGFIQEGKAESAIDSLREMLAPECTVLRDGKQTTIVSSELVPGDIVLLESGDRIPADLRLIEGKNLALDESALTGESMAVKKQYDKLDKEDLVLADRSNMAFSGTAVARGVGKGVVVATGVKTEMGKISKFVSGPQKSDPPIMRKIREFTKVIMVGIIALGAVNLFVGLRFGFEAGFVFLVSVGMIVAMVPEGLPAALVAAFSHGVTKMANCGALIRKLPAVETLGATTVICSDKTGTLTKNEMTVKEVFCGDKNYAVSGTGYSPEGEFSRNDDTFTDLDGHTDLQQILLAGLLCNNAVLEKDEEDKDKIQGDPTEGALLVAAAKADISSSAKRQDELPFESDQQYMATLHHRDDDALLIVKGAPEKIIAMCHRKLVDGNEEDFDGDSAVKEAKRMASDALRVLGFAWKRVSKEQTEISADDLQELTFLGLQGMMDPPREETMDAVRRCRDAGIRIVMITGDHESTARAIADKLHIGHDEKRAISGEEVAAMDDDQLFTAVTDYSVFARTSPEHKYRIVTQLQKNGHIVAVTGDGVNDAPALANADIGIAMGVTGTQVAKDSSDIVLTDDNFASIVSAVAEGRHTFNNIWKVILFLLPTNGGQGLAILAAILLSPFLPVFSERLPVEPIHILWVNLFMSISCAIPLTREPKEKGLLKRPPHDPAEKLVNKVFLRKVSIVSVVSASAAIIMFLLYNNGVFAEPDVPTFAQAQTVAFTTIILVQTFYLFTARWIEDSAFKHSLFSNPFLLLGAGITILFQLLIVYAEPLFGFSPLRTEPFPAHVWPYILLAASPGFFLIELEKLYIRATKSNAAH, translated from the coding sequence ATGGAGAAACATTGGCATCAACTTGATAGCACAGAAGTTTTGAACAAACTTGATACCACAGAAGAAGGGTTGTCCACTGCAGAAGCCCAAAAACGTTTACAGGAATACGGAAAAAATGAACTGCAAGGAAAATCCCGGGGGCCGCTGCTGCGTTTTTTGCTGCAGTTTCATAACCCCCTTTTATATATTTTAATGGTGGCCGCAGTTGTGGCCTTTTATCTGGGTGAATACCTGGATATGTGGGTCATTCTGGGAGTAGTTTTGGCCACCGCTGTTATCGGCTTCATTCAGGAAGGAAAAGCGGAATCGGCCATCGATTCACTGCGGGAAATGCTGGCTCCGGAATGTACTGTGCTGCGGGACGGAAAACAGACCACCATTGTCAGCAGTGAGCTGGTTCCCGGTGATATAGTTTTGTTGGAATCAGGGGACCGGATCCCGGCGGATTTGCGCCTTATTGAAGGCAAGAACCTGGCTTTGGATGAATCTGCCCTAACCGGAGAATCAATGGCGGTAAAAAAGCAGTATGATAAGCTGGACAAGGAAGACCTGGTCCTGGCGGACCGCAGCAACATGGCCTTTAGCGGCACCGCGGTGGCCCGCGGTGTGGGTAAAGGAGTAGTGGTGGCCACCGGTGTTAAAACTGAAATGGGCAAAATATCCAAGTTTGTTTCCGGCCCTCAGAAGTCGGATCCACCCATCATGCGCAAAATCAGAGAATTCACCAAGGTAATTATGGTGGGCATAATTGCTCTGGGTGCCGTTAACCTGTTTGTAGGCCTGCGTTTTGGCTTTGAAGCCGGCTTTGTATTCCTGGTCTCGGTGGGTATGATTGTGGCCATGGTCCCGGAGGGACTGCCGGCCGCTTTGGTAGCCGCATTCTCACACGGGGTAACTAAAATGGCCAATTGCGGTGCCCTGATCCGTAAACTGCCGGCAGTGGAGACGCTGGGTGCAACCACCGTTATCTGCTCCGATAAGACCGGAACGCTGACTAAAAATGAAATGACCGTTAAAGAAGTGTTCTGCGGCGACAAGAATTACGCCGTCTCCGGCACAGGATACAGTCCTGAAGGAGAATTTTCCCGGAATGACGATACCTTTACAGATTTGGATGGCCACACGGACCTGCAACAAATCCTTCTGGCCGGGCTGTTGTGTAACAATGCTGTTTTGGAAAAAGATGAAGAAGATAAAGATAAGATTCAGGGAGATCCCACCGAAGGAGCCTTGCTGGTGGCAGCGGCCAAGGCTGATATCTCCTCCTCTGCAAAACGGCAGGATGAGCTTCCCTTTGAATCGGATCAACAATATATGGCCACTTTGCACCACCGGGATGATGACGCTCTGCTGATTGTCAAAGGTGCTCCGGAAAAAATTATTGCCATGTGCCACCGGAAGCTGGTGGACGGAAATGAAGAGGATTTTGATGGTGACTCTGCGGTAAAAGAGGCAAAACGGATGGCCTCAGATGCTTTACGGGTCCTTGGTTTTGCCTGGAAAAGAGTCTCCAAAGAACAAACGGAGATCTCCGCAGACGATCTGCAGGAATTAACCTTTTTGGGACTGCAGGGAATGATGGATCCACCCCGTGAAGAAACAATGGATGCGGTGCGCAGATGCCGTGACGCAGGTATTCGTATTGTGATGATTACCGGAGATCATGAAAGCACCGCCCGGGCCATCGCCGACAAATTACACATCGGCCATGATGAGAAGCGGGCAATATCCGGTGAAGAAGTGGCGGCCATGGATGATGACCAGCTCTTTACCGCCGTAACCGACTATTCGGTGTTTGCCAGAACATCTCCGGAACATAAATACCGGATTGTGACACAACTGCAAAAGAACGGCCATATTGTTGCCGTTACCGGGGATGGGGTAAACGATGCCCCGGCTCTAGCCAACGCCGACATCGGCATTGCCATGGGGGTCACAGGAACACAGGTGGCCAAAGATTCTTCAGACATTGTTTTAACCGACGATAATTTTGCCAGCATTGTATCCGCCGTGGCGGAAGGACGGCACACTTTCAACAACATCTGGAAAGTGATTCTCTTCTTGCTGCCCACCAACGGCGGCCAGGGACTGGCTATCCTGGCGGCAATTTTGCTCTCACCGTTTTTACCGGTTTTCAGTGAACGGCTTCCCGTGGAGCCCATTCATATCCTGTGGGTAAATCTGTTCATGAGCATTTCCTGTGCCATACCTCTGACCCGGGAACCTAAGGAAAAAGGGCTCCTCAAACGCCCACCCCACGACCCGGCGGAAAAACTGGTGAATAAGGTGTTTTTACGCAAGGTAAGTATAGTTTCTGTGGTTTCCGCTTCGGCGGCCATTATTATGTTCTTGCTTTACAACAACGGTGTGTTTGCCGAACCCGACGTCCCCACCTTTGCCCAGGCTCAGACGGTGGCCTTTACCACCATTATTCTGGTGCAAACCTTCTACCTGTTTACAGCACGCTGGATTGAAGACTCAGCCTTTAAGCACAGTCTCTTTAGTAATCCTTTTCTCCTGCTGGGTGCGGGAATCACCATACTTTTTCAGCTGCTTATCGTCTATGCAGAGCCACTGTTTGGCTTTAGCCCATTGCGTACCGAACCATTTCCTGCCCATGTCTGGCCATACATTCTCCTGGCCGCCTCTCCCGGCTTTTTCCTCATTGAGCTGGAAAAGTTATATATCCGCGCAACGAAAAGCAACGCAGCCCATTAG
- a CDS encoding putative glycoside hydrolase gives MQTGRYILILMVVLLGFSLLFSGCVEETFSRVEDPVEQEEDTEEPEEEGLTEEEERQLAEEARAEERRQREEALKEELGHFFVPLPADEPADNPHVQAKGIYVTGNTAGGTGRFAELLDLLDNTELNTMVIDVKNDHGLMTYNSEIEIVKEVGANRATPIRDISALMETLNEHDVYPIARVVVFRDPHLPEKQPDWAIQKKDGSGVWRDRSGYGWVNPYDKNVWDYNIAIAKEAALHGFREIQFDYVRFPENARRVDEEANFPGSEGKERDEAIEAFLAYAREELAEYNVHISADVFGVISTSWGDSDRIGQSWERIAPLTEIISPMIYPSHYGPGYFGFAVPDANPGGTVTRALEDALKRNAPLENPGIIRPWLQSFTATWVRGHIRYGAEQVREQIDAALELGIDEYLIWNAANRYHKDAFLPADKAAQREEAKKSERREAGHDQLGRTAEEALKDYLEAMRRTRWREAYAWQSTTNTMDHTEFREWIDSHTASLEDYEITNQSSAGDNVEFTLSAELKFSEGNLSLENSKFQVLQENGVWRVRPDNEFLEILTKDNGIND, from the coding sequence TTGCAAACGGGGAGATATATTCTAATACTTATGGTGGTACTGTTGGGCTTTTCATTACTCTTTTCCGGATGTGTGGAAGAGACTTTTTCCAGGGTGGAAGATCCTGTGGAGCAGGAGGAGGACACAGAGGAGCCTGAAGAAGAAGGGCTCACCGAAGAGGAAGAAAGGCAGCTTGCTGAAGAGGCCCGGGCAGAAGAACGGCGTCAGCGGGAAGAAGCGCTGAAGGAAGAACTGGGTCACTTTTTTGTGCCGCTGCCGGCAGATGAACCGGCAGATAATCCGCATGTGCAGGCCAAGGGAATCTATGTGACGGGAAACACGGCGGGCGGTACCGGCAGGTTCGCCGAACTTTTGGATTTGTTGGATAATACCGAGTTAAATACCATGGTTATAGATGTAAAAAATGATCACGGCCTGATGACCTACAACAGTGAAATAGAAATTGTCAAAGAAGTGGGGGCAAACCGTGCCACTCCCATTAGGGACATTTCCGCATTAATGGAAACACTAAATGAACATGATGTATATCCCATTGCCCGGGTAGTGGTATTTCGTGATCCCCACCTGCCGGAGAAACAGCCCGACTGGGCTATCCAGAAGAAAGACGGTAGCGGCGTATGGCGTGATCGGAGCGGCTACGGCTGGGTTAATCCATATGACAAAAATGTCTGGGATTACAACATTGCCATTGCCAAGGAAGCGGCGCTTCACGGCTTCCGAGAAATACAATTTGATTATGTACGTTTCCCCGAAAATGCCCGGCGAGTGGATGAGGAAGCAAATTTCCCCGGTTCAGAAGGAAAAGAAAGGGACGAAGCCATTGAAGCGTTCCTGGCTTATGCCCGTGAGGAGCTCGCAGAGTATAACGTGCATATCTCCGCCGACGTTTTCGGCGTTATCTCCACCTCCTGGGGTGATTCGGACCGAATCGGACAGAGTTGGGAAAGGATAGCGCCACTTACCGAAATCATCTCTCCCATGATTTATCCCAGTCACTACGGCCCCGGCTATTTTGGGTTTGCCGTTCCTGATGCCAACCCGGGAGGGACGGTAACCAGGGCGTTGGAAGATGCTCTGAAGCGTAATGCTCCACTGGAAAACCCCGGAATTATCCGCCCCTGGCTGCAAAGCTTTACCGCAACCTGGGTGCGGGGCCACATTCGTTACGGCGCCGAGCAGGTGCGGGAACAGATTGATGCTGCACTGGAATTGGGCATTGACGAATATTTGATCTGGAACGCCGCAAACCGTTACCATAAAGATGCCTTCCTTCCTGCCGACAAAGCGGCACAGAGAGAAGAGGCCAAAAAGTCAGAGCGCAGGGAAGCAGGGCATGATCAATTGGGTCGCACCGCAGAAGAAGCGCTAAAAGATTATCTGGAAGCCATGAGAAGAACCCGGTGGCGGGAAGCCTATGCCTGGCAATCCACCACCAATACCATGGATCATACAGAATTTAGGGAATGGATTGACAGCCACACTGCTTCCCTGGAGGATTATGAAATAACAAACCAATCCTCTGCCGGGGATAATGTTGAGTTTACCCTGTCAGCGGAACTTAAGTTTTCAGAAGGAAATCTTTCTCTGGAAAACAGTAAATTTCAAGTGCTGCAGGAAAACGGTGTCTGGAGAGTCCGCCCGGACAACGAATTTTTGGAGATACTGACAAAAGATAATGGAATAAATGATTGA
- a CDS encoding TetR/AcrR family transcriptional regulator, which yields MKQGFLNLSQQEQKQVLEAALDEFSKRDFKTASLNSIIEQAGISKGSMYHYFHNKEDLYLYLMEIIMVEKSRFLAAALQDLKRPVQELSMFETLTLQLNTAVQFARENPRYHLINKQLQDMPDGALKQKIWGRFTVEFDKYMNSMITNAIKNGELRSDLDRKFITRVLRFVMLNFTDFYPDYNELLQMDEEELQQEVGQIIDFLQNGLAAPGNKEEKQ from the coding sequence GTGAAGCAGGGTTTTTTGAACCTTTCGCAGCAGGAGCAAAAACAGGTCTTGGAAGCAGCTTTGGATGAGTTCTCCAAAAGAGATTTTAAGACTGCTTCACTAAACAGTATTATAGAACAAGCCGGCATTTCCAAAGGGAGCATGTATCATTATTTTCATAACAAAGAAGATCTTTATCTGTATCTGATGGAGATTATAATGGTAGAGAAAAGCAGGTTCCTGGCTGCGGCCCTGCAGGATTTAAAGCGCCCCGTTCAAGAGCTGAGCATGTTTGAAACCCTGACATTACAGTTAAATACGGCTGTGCAGTTTGCCCGGGAAAATCCTCGCTATCATCTGATTAATAAGCAGCTGCAGGATATGCCCGATGGTGCTCTGAAACAAAAAATCTGGGGGCGGTTCACCGTTGAGTTTGATAAGTATATGAATAGCATGATTACTAACGCCATCAAAAACGGAGAATTACGCAGTGATTTGGATCGTAAATTTATTACGCGGGTCCTGCGCTTTGTAATGTTAAACTTCACCGACTTCTATCCTGATTACAATGAATTACTACAGATGGACGAAGAAGAACTGCAGCAAGAAGTGGGTCAGATTATTGATTTTTTGCAAAACGGCCTGGCAGCGCCAGGAAATAAGGAGGAAAAACAATGA